The nucleotide sequence aaagggttaccccggtgaatctattaaaatgcaaccgcaaataagtacaagtagtgaggatgtgttccacactaattcatatacaggacatgccctaTATATGTAGAACAAATAAAAACCAAAAACCTATGACACCCCAttacctagtctactatacatcatgacacgacatctagtagacaaaataatgcaaaacacacaaacacaatcctcaaccaccatcatcaaatatAAAGAAGCCGCAAAaccgcagccccttcagacgaaaagaagacagcctatccattaaataacttggaagaagaggtgcttgcccctgctttcgaagagtaAGAGGAGAGATGaatacccgatgtcataaatttaCTCGTTTCAGTGTAGATTTCCTCCACCACTTCCTCATCTGATTCCTCCCTGTCACTTGACCGTTTCTTCTCCACTCGACCCACAGTagtacctccctgattaccattATCGTCCTTTAGAATGTCAAACGGGTTAGACGTTGAAACCGGATTCTGAACCGGACTCTTTGATGACGATTTCAGTTTAGGGTTGACAACTGGCCTGTAAACTACCTTTGGCTTCTGGTTTTTCATATGAAGCCCTTGATTATTTGGTTTCTTCTTTTTGGCTCCTACCACCTGAAAATCATCCTTATCCTTCTTCTCAGTATCCCCATTCGAAATTTCCTGCGGGTTCTGAGGACACGAGTGATCCTCATGACCGAAGACACAACAAGAAGAACATCTTAACGGCTCCCAATCATACTCAATTTTAACCTCCACCTTCGAGTGACTAAGACCATCCAAAGAAGGAATTGCTACCGTAACACTCTTTTTTAACTCAACTCCTGCCTGGACTTCAATAAGAGCTCTAGCATAGCTGCTTCTTCCCCAAGATTCCGCACACATTGTAGCCGTATACGAATCTAACATTATAGGTACCCCAATCTTAGAAGCAAGTAAACTGAGCCCATCCTCAGTAAATGCCGctaacggcacatcatgcatcttgacccaaactggaaTCGCTTTTAAATCCTCTTTTACCAACTTGATAGAGGCTGACCATTCTTTCAAAATGGTTGGAACGTTTCTAATCATCCACGGTCCATCCTCTAACATTTGATCCATCCCTTCTTTCGTTGTGAACTTAAAAAAGAAGAACCCATGAGCATTCATCATAATTCTTGACAATCCATACTTTGCCCAATTGTTCTTTGCATAGAAATCAACAACAGGAAAAGCCAGCCGTTTACCCAGAAAATAACCATACAAGGTATTCGCATACCTGTCAGAGACTTGTTTAACTGAAGATAGAGGAATGACAACATCAGCTCCATTGTCCGAGAAGATTAAAAACATTGTCCGGCTTCGGCTAATGGGTTTCGTTTACAAGGGAGATATGGATTATCAAAGGACGCTTACAAAGTGGCAGAACCTGTGTAGGGCATCGGATGAAGACCCGGGCTAAGGACCAAGATTTAGTGTTGTTCGTTTGGTTGTAATTGTTTGTCTTGTTGGTAGTGTTTTGGGCTGTGTGTCGTCTTTGGTTGTACGTTGATGTTGGTCTTGTTTTCTTGTTgcctagtcttggtatgccagGACTAGTTGCGTGTGCTATGTCAGGCACATGCTTTGTTCTTAttggttatttataaaatttaccggggtaaccctttacccaaaaaaaaaaagacaacatCAGCTCCATCAACAGCCTCATTCGATTCCAGCACCCTAAAGTTCACCTTCGCTTTCTCTTTAGTATCCTTCACAATATTCGCAAATGAAAGCTGTACCGGAGAGCCAGAAcctgtttgtttttgtttatcaGCCGCAGAAAATGCTCCAACAAGGTCTGAATTTGGCGTAAACCTGCTAGGGTACTCCCAAAAATTTTCAGCCTTTCCACCATCCCGATTTTCAAACCGAACCGGAACTGTTACCTTGGTGAGCTCATCGATGATGTTTGTAGCCTTGGGTTCACTTTGTGTTGAACTCGTTACACCACGCTTAGGCCGGAAAGTGTTCCCATCTACTTCAATGAAACGTGCAGCAATTTCATCAAATGACAAAGACGGCTTCCCTTGAGTAGCCTGATGGTTTCCAGCAGAACTGTTAGCATGATCATCTTTAGTAGACATATCATCGGTTTTACCTTCAACCATGGACACCCTAAACTGAATACGAGCAGATTCTGAAGAACAAAACAGCCGACGCCAAGCAACTTCTGGAAACAACACTAATTGCAAGTAGGAAGAGAACTGCCGAAACCCTAATTCAATGAGGAAACCGCCGCACCCCTGCCGTCAATTTGCAAAGCAACAAAACCCTAATGATCGCCATCAAGCTGATTAGCAAAGCAAGCGTTTGCAGCCACAAAACCCTTAACGCCGACAAGAAACCCTGGCCGCAATCAAACCTTAACAAAAACGAACTTAATTTGCCTGATTATTGATTCTACCCGAAACCTGAGTATTGATTCTGCCGTCACGCCAAGAACAATCAGGAAAATCGAATTAAAGAAAACCGAACCCTAGAACAATGCTTAATCTGATATCAATTGATTGAAATCTAAAGAACCGAATCCTTAGATACAATTCAATATCAATTCAGACGAAGAAAATTGCTTGaaatcgtttagggttactagaAACCCCAAATCGCCTAGGTCGCCCCTCTCCTTGCTAGAACATATGAGATTCTTGTCACGTGTTTCATGATGCAATTCTTTCAAACCACCGGCATCTCTTTTGCTCAAACCATGCCCCCCGGGGGCCTTATCCTCACCAATACTAAACATGGCATTCTTAACCTCTTCACGAGTAATCGGACGAATCATGTACACCGCATCTTCGTCACTAAGAACACTAGTAAACAGGTTTTCCAAATTGGTTGTCTCAACCGAATCCTCCATGCCCAAAAAATTTGAATAATGCATAACCATAGCATCAGCAACATCTTCTCCCTCATGTCTCGCCCCCATAGTATCCATAACACTATAAATCCTAGCTCTAGCATTCCTAGATTTCACAATGTTatgaaaatattttgtgttcGAATCTCCTGCACAGAGCCATTCTACCTTAGATTTCTGTTTCAGAAAGCACTCCTCATCATAGGCAGCCACTTGAAAATCTTTAAGGCATTGAGATTCCCTTTGACGCAGATGCGCACTCCACGGATTACGATCAACCCAGGCCTGAATTTCATCTAACTCCTTCCTCAAATTTTCAACTTTCACATGTAAGTTTCCCTGATCGAATAAGAGCTTTCTCAACTTAGGTTTTAAGTTCCTTAACTTCTTCACAACCGAAAGCATGGCAATCCCCTCCACACTCTTCGTCCACTCCAGTGTAACAATGCTCTTAAATTCCGGCTTGGTGGCAATAAAGTTCGGAAACTTAAATGGTTTTGGCCGAGACCCATTAGAGCCGAGAATTTTAAGGATACAAGGAATGTGATCCGAAACTCGAAACGGATGAAACAACGCATAAGCAGAGGGAAACAAATCCAAAAACGTAACATTACCCATTATACGATCTATCTTTTTTAATAAGCCGACTCCACTCCTAGGCTTTTGATTCCAAGTATACTGCAGTCCATGCGcatttatatccatcaattcagTTTGTTGAATACACTCCTGAAATTCTCGCATGCCAATAGACTGTTTAGAACCCCTGCATAACGAATCTTCAATGTTGAgggcatacttggtaattattctGTGCAtatttggtaattattttccaaccatttcgtgtttatattctatgcatacttggtaattattttccttcccaaggatgggggatttaatacatgtgcgtacgaaatatattattaagtcttacttaaaatatattttatttctaactccaaaatataaatatttttctcaaaaatattatatttttatttcacataattttcccaaaataatactttaacaaaaatacgtgttcataaatatttccgtaaaatgcgtaagttacgttttaacgatcgagtggtaataataattactggtgtaacttatatgtttatcgtgaaagcgtttgcattattttggattcgttaacttttgataatattatttttaccctaaaaaataatatttatacacttcacaaaataattgacaagtaacgttgtgaaaaatatatttactaaatatatatcgATCACGTTTAactttgtgaaaatcccacctccgatatttgtaaataaagttgtggcgaaacttatattttgaaatcatgtcgaaaagtatttctaacacttatagtgaaaataattctaagtgttaggtttttggaaaaatttcgccagagtttcctctgtaactggaggtggccacactttcaagcgtatcattttcttttataaatcaatcaaccatttttcttatttaaccaaaacaatattcaacacaacaaactagttaataaatatgtaaatcgcataaatcacatgaacttgtagttttctaaaattatgaagtaaatcctattacttttagcggatctttatataaagcaatccgatctcgtaaaaaccttgcttttaaagaaatcccgtctttacaacttctcgtcatcttttacaaaaatagttattttgtcgaaactttgtgctacacatgtgtttacacacttgtgtgttctaaaaatcattcttgttaacgtaagatccgtctttagaaaacatgatttctttgacactcggtcctttgaaaataccacttgtagatccgtagatctagttttaaacactattttgtaagtaaaatcacttttacacaagttcatgattcgtgtgtggtagagtttcatcctttaacccttgttacttccaaaacatccttatgtcatgatccatgatcatgaccaacccgggttaaatgatgatccgagctaccacaacatagatcgggtccaaataaccacacaaaacaaatacaacaagttttacacaacatataagcttttatccatcattacaagcatttttagtaaactttaatgtATCATCTTGTAagtttacgagttttaaccgttacaaatcattttaaccactttaagatagttcaagaaggtgttttaagcaacataccactagctcgaggctagggaagaatctagacgcaaaaagggtggataaaagcaagagagtgaggtcctttaagctccgagtgcaccaagactccttatacgtgatccttaatgcttgaatgatgttggaatgtgatgAAGGAAGCTCGAAAATGTGATGGATGTagagggggtgttcggccgaagccttCTAGAGAGAGAGATGGAGTGTTTGTGTGAAGTGTTGAGTGAAAGAACATGTGTGCACAAGTGTGATCTTATAGACAATGTTAAGTTCATGGTCCATTGGATTCAATGTCATTTAGATATGGGACAAGAGGAAATATAATATTCAAAAGTTGTACCATGGTGGTCACAAAGTGACCGAAATCGGCCATGGGGGGGGGTAGTTTGGTTGGATTTCAACTATTAGTTAGTTAatagttaggttagttaggtTAAGTTAGgtattaacccggttagttgtgcgttgtgctttatagcgggtgttagggtattcagggaccctaactggctcagaaaaagacaaatagtgttaatggcaatattttcatgttccgggtaaagtccggttgttcggttggatagtaatccgttaaagcgcttaacaaagctttaaagtgtcgttaataccatttttagtgacacaacttattcccgacactttggaaagtgtctagtaacatttttctcatgttttggcactttattagctagctagaagctgaattgttaattaaagtgctgagttttgtgcttagtgtacgttttaggcacatccagtcattgtaacttattcctagagacacaattctacaacccttgtatccctacactcactattggtgtagtgaaatatttctggctcatacaggccttagaggcaatatctgcctgatgttggctttatctttttttttttttttttgggtaaagggtttaccccggtgattttatatattcacaaccaataAAACAAGTAGTGAGGAGACGTCCTCACTAGTTCTTACATGAGACATGCCCCATGCAAGTAAACCAAAAAAACCAACCAAGACATCAAACAAACAACTAGTCTAACAACTAGaaacatcaaaataaaaaacacGTTAGATCCGATTAGCCTCCATCGTCGTTCACGGTTTCCTCCGCAATCCCCCATTTGTCTCGCAATCTATTAACATTGATGCATTGCCTGAATTTAGCGCCCATAAGTTTGTATCGGATGGTTTTCAGAATTGTATCACATATAGTATCCGGAGGTCTCGTTTGATTTCTAAATAATCTCGCGTTTCGCTCTTGCCAAATCACATAAGCGGCCGCTCCAACCAAGAGTTTACTAGCATATATATCTGCGGATTTCGATCGTCCTCGAGCCTTTAACCAGCCAATAATCGAGCTCCACTTCGGCTCCACTCTAGCCATACCCGCCTTTTCTCGAACCATGAGCCAAATTTTAGCTGAAAAACTACATTCAAAGAAAAGGTGCTCATGTGAATCAACATTTTCGTAACAAAGCAGACAgcacatcatgttcatattttTCCTCCTAGATATATCCCACTGGAGAATAATATCCTGTGTCAGAAGCTTCCGACGCATGATAAGCCACATTAAGAACGCGTGTCTGGGAATACATTGAGGAAACCACACTATATTAACCCAGTCTATTTCTTGCTCCCTAGACCGAACCGAATGCCAAGCTATAGAGGACGAAAAATCATGCGTAACATCACCTTCCTTCCAACATAACCTGTCAGAACTATTCGGATCCAAACGAATATTATCAAGCTGATCTAACATAGGGAACCGAGACCTCCACTCCTCCGGCCACGCCCAAGAGGTGTCTAGAAAGACATCCGCAACTTTATCATTAAGCATAAACCCTGCATTAGTGATCACACGAGGCGAAATAATGTTGGCGAGAGGCCCAAGGTGACTCCATAAGTCGTACCAGGCTGAAGTATCATTCCCATTCCCCAACTTCGACCAAATGTGACTTCTCAATAACGGTCTTATTTGAAGAAGCTTTCTCCAAGACCAAGTACAATTCGACCCTTCTCTACACGTCCAGAAATTATGGTGCTTTAATCTATATGAATAAATCCAAGCAACCCATAACGAATCCCTCTTATTTAGAATGCTCCAGACATGAGACGCCATAAGCGCCTTGTTTACATCCCCCACTCTACGAATACCAAGCCCCCCTTCATACTTTGGGACACAAATAGAGCTCCAAGAAACTTTAGCTTTCCCTCTGTGAAAGGAAGCTTCTTGAGACCATAAAAAATTCCGCATTTTAGCCTCCAAATCTTTAACGATGCTAGCAGGTAGAATGAAAACGGAGGACCAATACACATGCAAAGCAGCCAGAACAGAGATAATAAGCTGTAATCTCCCTGCAAACGAAAGAAGCTTGTTTCTCCAATTAGCTATGCGTTTCTCCATCCTTTCAACCAAAACATTACAATCTTTAGCTAAGAGTCTGGTTGAAATTAGAGGGACCCCTAGATATCTAACCGGCAAGGATCCCTCCTCGAACGGCAAAACATTCAAAATGGCCTCTTTGACAAGATCGGATACATTACAGAAAAAAGCAGTGCTCTTTTGAATACTCGGGACCAAACCAGACATGTTCGTGAATTTTGTGAGCGATTCCATGATGAAGCTAGCCGAAAGAACATCGCCTCTAGCAAAAAGAAACAGGTCATCTGCAAAACAGAGGTTAATAATACGCTGCTTTTCACACCTGTTGTGAAACCTGAACGAAGAGCCCAACCTCGAACCATGCTGA is from Helianthus annuus cultivar XRQ/B chromosome 9, HanXRQr2.0-SUNRISE, whole genome shotgun sequence and encodes:
- the LOC110943106 gene encoding uncharacterized protein LOC110943106 gives rise to the protein MHRIITKYALNIEDSLCRGSKQSIGMREFQECIQQTELMDINAHGLQYTWNQKPRSGVGLLKKIDRIMGNVTFLDLFPSAYALFHPFRVSDHIPCILKILGSNGSRPKPFKFPNFIATKPEFKSIVTLEWTKSVEGIAMLSVVKKLRNLKPKLRKLLFDQGNLHVKVENLRKELDEIQAWVDRNPWSAHLRQRESQCLKDFQVAAYDEECFLKQKSKVEWLCAGDSNTKYFHNIVKSRNARARIYSVMDTMGARHEGEDVADAMVMHYSNFLGMEDSVETTNLENLFTSVLSDEDAVYMIRPITREEVKNAMFSIGEDKAPGGHGLSKRDAGGLKELHHETRDKNLICSSKERGDLGDLGFLVTLNDFKQFSSSELILNWFLVGVKGFVAANACFANQLDGDH